A single Bacillus sp. OxB-1 DNA region contains:
- a CDS encoding LytTR family DNA-binding domain-containing protein, with translation MIRFSHAILFRKGVKTIRLQIDESEKYEDIQITIQCPRIDSRLSNLIEQIKQNYISLIGLKEETTYSLIADDLYYIESVDSKTFIYDENHVYESNKKLYELEKLLESTHFIRISKNLIVNTMYVDHVRALFNGRFEATLTNGEKVIVNRHYAKSFKEKFLK, from the coding sequence ATGATACGATTTTCACATGCAATTCTATTCAGAAAGGGTGTGAAGACCATTCGTTTACAGATTGATGAATCCGAAAAATATGAGGATATTCAAATTACGATCCAGTGTCCCCGGATTGATAGCAGGCTTTCCAATTTGATTGAGCAGATCAAACAGAATTATATTTCGTTGATCGGCTTGAAAGAGGAAACTACCTATTCTCTTATCGCAGATGATTTGTATTATATCGAATCAGTTGATAGTAAGACATTTATCTACGACGAGAACCATGTTTACGAAAGCAATAAGAAATTATATGAGCTGGAAAAGCTTCTGGAAAGCACACATTTCATCCGCATCAGTAAAAACTTGATCGTTAATACGATGTATGTAGACCACGTCCGAGCCTTATTTAACGGAAGGTTTGAAGCAACATTGACGAATGGTGAAAAAGTGATTGTCAATCGGCATTATGCAAAATCGTTTAAAGAGAAATTTCTAAAGTGA
- a CDS encoding ABC-F family ATP-binding cassette domain-containing protein, which yields MSQLIIENLTKTVGEKTLFQQIAFTIVSGEKVGLIGVNGTGKSTLLSIIAGEEEADSISRDHPNQYRIAYLPQEPEVDPTLTVMETVFMSDAPIIRLNLDYEHALQALTETPESAANQERFAKLQNEMDAQDAWDLNAKARTILTKLGIDTFDKKMGELSGGQQKRVSLAKVLIEPADLLLLDEPTNHLDVHSITWLEDHLKNEQGAVLFVTHDRYFLDAIATHIYELANRTLYSHTGNYGDYIESKALREEMAAATEDKMRNRYRSELKWIRRGAKARSTKQKARIGRFEELEEKLKKGEQKGEMDVALKTSRLGRKVVEAVNVSKAFHGKSVIDDFSFLLQSGDRIAVVGPNGAGKSTLLNLISGEIEPDSGLIEKGSTVKIAHFHQHIPVMEESKRIIEYIRDTSNDIEDADGVRISASQMLERFLFPASTHGTPTGKLSGGERKRLYLLKLLMEQPNVLLLDEPTNDLDLETLSVLETFIDTFPGVVITISHDRFFLDRTSTKLWVLDGAGKIDTYFGLYSDYLEMAASVPTREPAPVKEPAQPVVKETKKKMTYNEKREWETIEADIEKVEEQIAATEEEMAAAGSDYDKLREMTAALDELNRTYETLIERWSYLQEIADSI from the coding sequence ATGAGTCAATTGATCATAGAGAACCTGACGAAGACGGTCGGGGAGAAAACGTTGTTCCAACAAATTGCGTTCACAATCGTGAGCGGGGAAAAGGTCGGCTTGATCGGCGTTAACGGGACGGGGAAATCGACGCTGTTGTCGATCATCGCAGGGGAAGAAGAGGCAGACTCGATATCGAGGGACCATCCGAACCAATATCGGATTGCCTACTTGCCGCAGGAGCCGGAAGTAGATCCCACGTTGACCGTGATGGAAACGGTTTTTATGAGTGATGCCCCGATCATCCGGCTGAACTTGGATTATGAGCACGCGTTGCAGGCGTTGACCGAAACTCCCGAATCGGCGGCTAATCAAGAGCGGTTCGCGAAACTTCAAAATGAAATGGATGCTCAGGACGCTTGGGATTTGAATGCCAAGGCAAGAACGATCTTGACGAAGCTTGGCATCGATACCTTTGATAAGAAAATGGGGGAGCTTTCGGGAGGTCAGCAGAAGCGGGTTTCCTTGGCGAAAGTGCTGATAGAACCGGCAGATCTTCTGCTATTGGACGAACCGACGAACCATTTGGACGTCCATTCGATCACGTGGTTGGAGGATCATTTGAAAAATGAGCAGGGCGCCGTCCTGTTCGTTACCCATGATCGCTACTTCCTGGATGCGATTGCCACTCATATTTACGAACTCGCAAATCGCACATTGTATTCCCACACAGGGAACTACGGTGATTATATTGAATCGAAGGCGCTCCGGGAAGAGATGGCGGCCGCGACGGAGGATAAAATGCGCAACCGGTACCGCTCGGAATTGAAATGGATCCGGCGGGGTGCCAAAGCCCGTTCCACGAAACAGAAGGCGCGAATCGGCCGATTTGAAGAGCTGGAGGAAAAATTGAAAAAAGGCGAGCAGAAGGGCGAGATGGACGTCGCTTTGAAAACATCCCGGCTCGGACGGAAAGTGGTGGAAGCGGTCAACGTATCAAAAGCTTTCCACGGCAAATCAGTGATCGATGATTTCTCATTCCTCCTTCAATCGGGGGACCGCATCGCTGTCGTCGGACCGAACGGAGCAGGGAAGTCGACATTGCTCAATCTGATTTCGGGTGAAATCGAACCGGATAGCGGATTGATCGAAAAAGGTTCGACGGTCAAAATCGCACATTTCCATCAGCATATTCCCGTAATGGAGGAGTCGAAACGGATCATCGAATACATCCGCGACACCTCGAATGATATCGAAGATGCGGATGGCGTCCGGATTTCCGCTTCGCAAATGCTGGAACGTTTTCTATTCCCAGCTTCCACCCACGGGACGCCGACTGGGAAATTATCCGGCGGAGAGCGGAAACGGCTCTATTTGCTGAAACTGCTAATGGAGCAGCCGAATGTATTGTTGCTGGATGAGCCGACGAACGACCTTGATCTGGAAACATTATCCGTCTTGGAAACCTTCATCGATACGTTCCCGGGTGTCGTCATCACCATTTCACATGACCGGTTTTTCCTCGACCGGACATCGACAAAGCTATGGGTGCTCGATGGCGCCGGGAAAATCGACACGTACTTCGGCTTATACTCCGATTATTTGGAAATGGCCGCAAGTGTACCTACACGCGAGCCAGCGCCCGTCAAAGAGCCGGCACAACCCGTCGTGAAGGAAACAAAGAAAAAGATGACGTACAATGAAAAGAGGGAATGGGAAACGATCGAGGCCGATATCGAAAAAGTGGAGGAACAGATCGCCGCGACCGAGGAGGAAATGGCGGCGGCCGGTTCCGATTACGATAAACTGCGGGAGATGACCGCAGCCCTCGACGAGTTGAACCGAACCTACGAAACATTGATCGAACGCTGGTCTTATCTACAAGAAATCGCTGATTCAATTTAA
- a CDS encoding BrxA/BrxB family bacilliredoxin yields MRAYEEYMRNVYKPMREEMVGMGFTELTTAEEVEGIMETAEGTALIVINSVCGCAAGLARPAVREALEEAEHRPDHLFTVFAGQDKEATEKMREYFSEVPPSSPSIALWKDGALAYFIPREQIENFQMEQIKDHLADVLVQVCK; encoded by the coding sequence ATGAGAGCTTATGAAGAGTACATGCGCAATGTGTATAAACCGATGCGAGAAGAAATGGTAGGGATGGGCTTCACGGAATTGACGACTGCCGAAGAAGTGGAGGGCATCATGGAAACGGCGGAAGGGACCGCATTGATCGTCATCAATTCAGTCTGTGGCTGCGCGGCGGGCTTGGCTCGCCCAGCTGTCCGCGAAGCATTGGAAGAAGCGGAGCATCGACCGGACCATCTGTTCACCGTATTTGCGGGCCAAGACAAGGAAGCGACGGAAAAGATGCGGGAATACTTTTCGGAAGTGCCTCCGAGTTCGCCGTCGATCGCTCTATGGAAAGATGGCGCATTGGCATACTTCATCCCGAGGGAGCAGATTGAGAATTTCCAGATGGAGCAGATCAAAGATCATCTGGCAGATGTACTCGTCCAAGTGTGCAAGTGA
- a CDS encoding class I SAM-dependent methyltransferase produces the protein MSTIITTGGRPDEVSIELAMVASQALGYPFVERRKTSVAGLQQRYGSHVIVAGKGRFELFRIGMDKPFFFHPNTAVFRLKRLARGEKDPMVEAAGLQAGDSFLDCTLGLASDSIVASYITGETGQVTGVEADRDVAFLTERGLRTFPSDDDRLRKAMRRIDVLHSDARSFLQSQPADAWDVVYLDPMFHAPIEESANFTPLREVGVHGPLTDAWWNEALRVSRRCVVVKDRYDSVVFERFGMRRVKRPNTKFHFGYLNKI, from the coding sequence GTGAGCACCATCATAACGACGGGAGGGCGGCCGGACGAAGTTTCGATTGAATTGGCAATGGTCGCCTCCCAAGCGCTCGGTTATCCTTTCGTCGAACGTCGAAAAACGTCCGTTGCGGGACTTCAACAACGATACGGCTCCCACGTCATCGTCGCCGGAAAAGGACGGTTCGAGCTATTCCGGATCGGCATGGATAAGCCGTTTTTCTTCCATCCGAATACAGCCGTTTTCCGCCTGAAACGGTTGGCCAGAGGGGAAAAGGATCCGATGGTCGAAGCTGCGGGACTGCAGGCGGGTGATTCATTCCTCGATTGTACTCTCGGCTTGGCGTCAGATAGCATCGTGGCCTCCTACATTACGGGGGAAACGGGCCAGGTGACAGGCGTTGAGGCGGATCGTGATGTTGCCTTCTTGACGGAAAGGGGATTGAGGACATTTCCGTCAGATGACGATCGTTTGCGAAAGGCGATGAGGCGAATCGATGTTCTTCATTCAGATGCGCGTTCCTTTTTACAATCGCAACCGGCTGACGCATGGGATGTCGTCTACCTTGATCCGATGTTTCATGCGCCGATTGAGGAATCTGCCAATTTCACGCCCCTTCGCGAAGTGGGCGTCCATGGTCCGCTGACAGACGCCTGGTGGAACGAAGCGCTCCGCGTCAGCAGGCGCTGTGTCGTCGTGAAAGACCGTTATGATTCAGTCGTTTTCGAGCGGTTCGGCATGAGACGAGTCAAACGGCCGAACACGAAGTTCCATTTTGGCTATTTGAATAAAATATAA
- a CDS encoding YpjP family protein, translated as MEKWLQKTLVVAVALLTFGAISPSHELWTNLQEKEETNPGLHPGTPPDDFQVGVAERDFEPMPMEEPSSIEDTLISSAKELSYMKFGSKIGPVIQDEFDEVIFPKIEEAIQMTLANSDDVHKRRLAISERPAGNYSEKIFHVFDMDARKDLIRFHVRTEKRPLEGYYFNFHYHIAHDGFNAHHTIGDIYWSKNTPPKWLS; from the coding sequence ATGGAAAAATGGTTGCAGAAAACGTTGGTCGTGGCAGTTGCGCTTCTGACCTTCGGCGCCATTTCACCGAGCCATGAGTTATGGACAAACTTGCAGGAGAAGGAAGAAACCAATCCAGGACTGCATCCAGGGACGCCACCGGACGACTTCCAGGTCGGTGTGGCAGAGCGAGATTTCGAGCCGATGCCAATGGAAGAACCGTCGTCGATCGAGGATACGCTCATTTCGTCTGCAAAAGAATTGTCTTATATGAAATTCGGTTCCAAAATCGGGCCGGTCATCCAGGATGAATTCGACGAAGTGATTTTCCCGAAAATCGAAGAGGCGATCCAGATGACGCTCGCAAACTCCGACGATGTACATAAACGGCGGCTTGCCATCAGCGAACGGCCGGCGGGCAACTATTCCGAAAAAATCTTCCATGTGTTCGACATGGATGCCCGGAAAGACTTGATCCGCTTCCATGTGCGCACGGAAAAGCGTCCACTGGAAGGCTATTACTTCAATTTCCATTATCACATCGCCCATGACGGATTTAACGCGCATCACACAATCGGCGATATATATTGGTCGAAGAACACACCGCCCAAATGGTTGTCGTAA
- a CDS encoding thymidylate synthase gives MKQYLELCQHVLQSGTRKEDRTGTGTISVFGYQMRFDLNEGFPLMTTKKIALRLIVSELLWFLKGDTNVRTLVQDRNPIWDEWAFEQWVTSPEYRGPDMTDFGRRAVKDPEFATVYAAEMTKFKERILADEEFAGKYGDLGPVYGKQWRSWSAGEGGDTIDQIANVIESIKRNPDSRRHIVTAWNPAEVEDMALPPCHSLFQFYVADGKLSCQLYQRSADIFLGVPFNIASYALLIHLIAQECGLGVGEFVHTLGDAHIYLNHLDQVKEQLSREPRKLPTLKLSMEGKSIFDLHTEDIMVEHYDPHPKIKAPIAV, from the coding sequence ATGAAACAATATCTGGAATTATGCCAGCATGTCCTGCAATCCGGTACGCGTAAAGAGGATCGGACGGGAACAGGGACAATCAGCGTATTCGGATACCAGATGCGCTTTGACTTAAATGAAGGATTTCCACTGATGACGACAAAAAAAATCGCCCTGCGGCTGATCGTGTCGGAATTGCTCTGGTTCTTGAAAGGGGATACGAACGTTCGGACGCTGGTGCAGGATCGGAACCCAATCTGGGATGAATGGGCTTTTGAACAATGGGTGACCAGCCCGGAGTACAGAGGGCCTGATATGACGGACTTTGGCAGAAGGGCTGTCAAAGACCCTGAATTTGCGACTGTCTATGCGGCGGAAATGACGAAATTCAAGGAGCGGATTTTGGCGGATGAGGAATTCGCCGGAAAGTATGGTGATTTGGGACCTGTTTACGGAAAACAATGGCGTTCTTGGTCTGCGGGAGAGGGTGGGGATACCATCGACCAGATAGCGAATGTCATCGAAAGCATCAAGCGGAATCCGGATTCCCGCAGGCATATCGTGACGGCGTGGAATCCGGCTGAAGTGGAAGATATGGCACTGCCGCCCTGCCATTCGCTGTTCCAGTTTTACGTCGCCGATGGCAAACTATCTTGCCAGCTCTACCAGCGGAGTGCCGATATTTTCCTGGGCGTTCCGTTCAATATTGCATCGTATGCGCTACTGATCCATTTGATCGCGCAGGAGTGCGGGCTTGGGGTAGGTGAATTCGTCCATACATTGGGAGATGCACATATTTATCTCAATCATCTCGACCAGGTGAAGGAGCAGCTATCCCGTGAACCGCGGAAACTTCCTACCTTGAAGCTTTCTATGGAAGGGAAATCCATCTTTGATTTGCATACGGAAGACATTATGGTGGAGCACTACGATCCACATCCAAAGATTAAAGCGCCCATCGCAGTTTGA
- a CDS encoding dihydrofolate reductase, translating to MISLLVAHDPDRVIGKENQLPWHIPEDLAYFKKMSMGKGIVMGRKTFESIGRPLPGRLNIVVTRNEDFQSEGVTVVHTLADAIEKAQAFHDEVVIIGGAEIFRLAIGIADRMYVTIIQKHFEGDTFFPPYGDEWKLTSVSEDYQSADGTPYSFLVYEKLSD from the coding sequence ATGATTTCATTACTTGTTGCGCATGATCCGGACCGGGTGATCGGGAAGGAGAACCAGTTGCCGTGGCATATACCGGAAGATCTCGCTTATTTTAAAAAGATGTCAATGGGTAAAGGCATTGTCATGGGTAGAAAAACGTTCGAATCGATCGGCCGTCCATTGCCTGGGCGATTGAATATAGTTGTTACGCGGAATGAGGATTTCCAGTCGGAAGGGGTAACGGTCGTCCATACATTGGCGGACGCTATCGAAAAAGCGCAAGCCTTCCATGACGAAGTGGTCATCATCGGCGGAGCGGAGATTTTCCGCTTGGCGATCGGGATTGCCGATCGGATGTACGTTACGATAATCCAAAAGCACTTCGAAGGTGACACCTTTTTTCCGCCCTACGGCGACGAATGGAAATTGACTAGCGTTTCCGAAGACTACCAATCGGCGGATGGCACGCCATATTCCTTTCTTGTCTATGAAAAGCTTTCCGATTAA
- a CDS encoding DegV family protein, translating to MKKIHIVTDSTADLSEEDKEKYGIHVVPLTIQIDDSTYVDGVDIKPDSFLKLMKEAAQLPKSSQPAAGVFKELYDELGKDGDAIISIHMTGGMSGTVKSAQSAAEMTESEVTVIDSMFISHALTFQVLEAAEMAEEGNSVEEIVEHLAGVRKRTSLFVVVDILDNLVKGGRIGKGKAMIGSLLNIKPIATLQDGVYTPVAKARSHKQVVSYLLKAFKEETAGKIIRRVGISHANGLAMAAPLKKLLEDSGVKDINLTFTTPIISTHTGEGAIGFMYYTE from the coding sequence ATGAAGAAAATTCATATCGTGACGGATTCTACTGCTGATTTATCGGAGGAAGACAAGGAAAAGTACGGAATCCATGTCGTTCCTTTAACCATTCAAATCGATGATTCGACGTATGTGGATGGGGTCGATATCAAGCCGGACTCCTTTTTGAAATTGATGAAAGAGGCGGCTCAGCTGCCCAAAAGCTCCCAGCCGGCTGCCGGCGTTTTCAAGGAGTTGTACGACGAACTTGGAAAAGACGGAGATGCGATCATTTCCATACATATGACAGGCGGCATGAGCGGGACTGTGAAATCAGCGCAATCTGCAGCGGAAATGACTGAATCCGAAGTGACCGTCATCGATTCGATGTTCATCTCGCACGCCTTGACATTCCAAGTGCTGGAAGCTGCCGAAATGGCAGAGGAAGGCAATTCGGTCGAGGAAATCGTAGAGCATTTGGCAGGGGTCCGGAAAAGGACGTCCCTCTTTGTCGTCGTTGATATCCTCGATAACCTCGTGAAGGGGGGGCGGATCGGAAAAGGGAAGGCAATGATCGGCTCCTTGCTGAATATTAAGCCGATTGCCACCTTGCAAGATGGTGTCTATACACCTGTTGCCAAAGCGAGAAGCCATAAGCAAGTCGTTTCGTATTTATTGAAAGCATTCAAAGAAGAGACGGCCGGTAAAATCATCCGGAGAGTCGGCATTTCGCATGCCAATGGTTTGGCGATGGCTGCTCCTCTGAAGAAGTTGTTGGAAGATTCGGGTGTGAAAGATATCAATCTGACTTTCACGACGCCGATCATCAGCACGCATACAGGTGAAGGCGCCATCGGTTTCATGTATTACACGGAGTAA
- a CDS encoding GDSL-type esterase/lipase family protein, whose translation MRRVFGLVIAFSLILSACSKPPVSTEPFSERDRTAFTKWNIPGYFILKEVQVIGLGDSLTQGVGDEQKRGGYFGRLTDRMNEWKGVKEVEAENLAKRGRRSDQLLEQLGERDVRNKIEDAEVILLTIGGNDIMKVVKENLFELTTGPFYQELGRFEDRLDEIFMTVRLLNGDALIVVAGLYNPFSIVTDEVHEFEEIIQDWNEAIELRTVLDGKSCFVPVTDLFDSNVNMVYHTDFFHPNAKGYEMMTERFLSSINKCDLYEMSDGDLEM comes from the coding sequence ATGAGAAGAGTTTTCGGCCTGGTGATCGCCTTCTCATTGATTTTATCCGCCTGCTCGAAACCGCCCGTTTCAACAGAGCCTTTTTCGGAACGTGATCGAACAGCTTTCACGAAATGGAACATCCCCGGGTATTTCATCCTGAAAGAGGTTCAAGTGATCGGGCTCGGAGACTCCCTCACGCAGGGTGTAGGCGATGAACAGAAACGGGGTGGATACTTTGGCCGTTTGACGGACCGGATGAACGAATGGAAAGGGGTCAAGGAGGTCGAGGCAGAAAATCTGGCCAAACGGGGGAGAAGGAGCGATCAATTGCTCGAGCAATTGGGTGAGCGGGATGTCCGAAACAAGATCGAAGACGCAGAAGTCATCCTGTTGACCATCGGCGGCAATGACATCATGAAAGTGGTCAAAGAAAATCTGTTCGAATTGACAACCGGCCCGTTCTATCAAGAGCTAGGTCGATTCGAGGACCGCTTGGATGAGATTTTCATGACTGTCCGTCTGTTGAACGGCGATGCGCTGATTGTCGTGGCCGGACTCTATAATCCGTTTTCAATTGTGACGGACGAAGTGCATGAATTTGAAGAAATCATCCAAGATTGGAATGAAGCTATCGAATTGCGGACCGTCTTGGATGGAAAATCCTGTTTTGTGCCTGTCACCGATCTGTTCGATTCGAATGTCAACATGGTCTACCACACCGACTTCTTCCATCCAAATGCTAAAGGATATGAAATGATGACAGAACGCTTTTTGTCTTCAATCAATAAATGCGACCTATATGAAATGTCGGATGGAGATTTGGAAATGTAG
- a CDS encoding YpmS family protein yields the protein MNLWKIGFFTLAGIVIAALLTLVLFIGSTGESEPLPDAKQIASTTNVLTVHSTKEDLQGIANTYIRKAMKGEPLPVTMEVQDEVILLSEMTVFSYTLPVRMHFDPVVREDGNLILKQSSMEIGQLNVPPSTVLKILRDSVALPPWMIVRPAEEELFIDLSRVPVSGNLQVKAKTFNLAEDEIILEIMIPKE from the coding sequence GTGAACCTATGGAAAATCGGATTTTTTACATTGGCAGGAATCGTTATAGCCGCCCTATTGACTCTCGTTCTATTCATTGGCAGTACGGGGGAGTCGGAGCCGTTGCCTGATGCAAAACAGATAGCATCTACGACGAATGTCCTGACGGTGCATTCGACGAAGGAGGACTTGCAAGGGATTGCGAATACGTATATCCGGAAGGCGATGAAAGGCGAACCGCTTCCCGTCACGATGGAAGTGCAGGACGAAGTCATCCTCTTATCGGAAATGACGGTTTTTTCCTATACTTTGCCCGTCCGGATGCATTTTGACCCGGTTGTGCGGGAGGATGGGAACTTGATCCTGAAGCAGTCATCGATGGAAATCGGGCAATTGAACGTTCCACCGTCGACCGTTTTGAAGATTCTGCGAGACTCGGTCGCATTGCCTCCGTGGATGATCGTTCGCCCGGCCGAAGAAGAGTTATTTATCGACCTATCAAGGGTTCCGGTTTCGGGCAATTTGCAAGTGAAGGCGAAAACATTCAATTTGGCGGAAGATGAAATCATTTTGGAAATCATGATACCGAAAGAATGA
- the msrA gene encoding peptide-methionine (S)-S-oxide reductase MsrA codes for MAQALATFAGGCFWCMVKPFDRYEGVLSVVSGYTGGDVENPTYEQVCTNMTGHREAVQITYDDEVITYGELLNIFWRQIDPTDPGGQFYDRGESYRTAVYTHTPEQQRLAEQSKEALEQSGRFNKPIVTDIIPAKTFYPAEEGHQDYYLKNPAHYNRYAVGSGRERFKLEKWGEEA; via the coding sequence ATGGCACAAGCACTGGCCACTTTTGCGGGTGGCTGTTTTTGGTGTATGGTGAAACCGTTTGACCGATACGAAGGCGTGCTTTCCGTCGTTTCGGGATATACAGGAGGCGACGTTGAAAATCCGACATATGAGCAGGTTTGCACGAATATGACCGGACACCGGGAAGCCGTCCAGATCACGTATGATGATGAAGTCATCACCTATGGAGAGCTATTGAACATCTTTTGGCGTCAGATCGATCCGACCGATCCGGGCGGCCAGTTTTACGACCGGGGTGAGTCGTACAGGACAGCTGTTTATACACATACACCCGAGCAACAGCGGCTTGCGGAGCAATCGAAAGAAGCACTCGAACAATCGGGAAGATTTAATAAGCCGATCGTAACCGATATTATTCCAGCTAAAACATTTTATCCAGCAGAAGAAGGTCACCAGGATTACTACTTGAAGAACCCGGCACATTATAACCGCTATGCGGTCGGATCCGGGAGAGAACGATTCAAATTGGAAAAATGGGGTGAAGAGGCATGA
- the msrB gene encoding peptide-methionine (R)-S-oxide reductase MsrB: MKEELKNKLTPIQYHVTQENGTEPPYRNEYDQHFDEGIYVDIVSGKPLFSSKDKYDAGCGWPSFTKPIEPDEVTEHFDTSHGMRRTEVRSKTADSHLGHVFPDGPHGPGQNGLRYCINSAALRFIPVSELEKEGYGDYLTQFNS, from the coding sequence ATGAAAGAGGAATTGAAAAACAAATTGACTCCGATTCAATACCATGTCACACAAGAAAACGGGACGGAACCCCCGTATCGTAATGAGTATGACCAGCATTTCGATGAAGGGATCTATGTCGATATCGTGTCTGGCAAACCTTTATTCAGCTCCAAGGATAAATACGATGCTGGATGTGGGTGGCCAAGCTTTACGAAACCGATCGAACCCGACGAAGTGACCGAGCATTTCGATACTAGCCACGGAATGCGCCGAACGGAAGTGCGCAGCAAAACGGCGGATTCCCATCTCGGCCATGTATTTCCCGATGGTCCGCATGGGCCAGGCCAAAACGGCCTACGCTACTGCATCAATTCCGCCGCCCTCCGCTTCATCCCGGTCAGCGAACTGGAGAAGGAAGGCTATGGAGACTATTTGACACAATTTAACTCGTAG
- a CDS encoding YozE family protein produces the protein MDRSFYRFALSYRGGPKGDAKSVFAERMFHDSSFPREETAFDPLSRYLEDAADPAMPSVVFDELYAIYEERFG, from the coding sequence ATGGATCGGTCATTTTACCGGTTTGCCCTGTCCTATCGGGGCGGTCCGAAAGGGGATGCCAAATCGGTTTTCGCGGAAAGGATGTTCCACGATTCCAGCTTCCCGAGAGAGGAGACGGCATTCGACCCGCTGTCCCGCTATTTGGAGGATGCAGCGGACCCTGCTATGCCCTCTGTCGTGTTTGATGAATTATATGCCATCTATGAAGAGCGCTTCGGCTGA
- the deoD gene encoding purine-nucleoside phosphorylase produces the protein MSIHINANKGDIADTILLPGDPLRAKYIAETFLEDVTQYNEVRNMFGYTGTFKGKRISVQGTGMGVPSISIYVTELMQEYDVKKLIRVGTCGAIQKDVHVRDVILAQSASTDSKMNEIIFNGVNYAPTANFDLLLKAYEAGKQKGLELKVGNVFTEDVFYNEYAQHEKWAQYGVLAVEMEAAALYTLAAKFGCQALAILTVSDHILTGEATSAEERQTTFNEMIEVALDAAIQE, from the coding sequence ATGAGCATACATATCAATGCGAATAAAGGGGATATAGCCGATACGATTCTGCTTCCGGGCGACCCGCTGCGCGCAAAGTATATTGCGGAAACCTTCCTGGAAGACGTCACACAATACAACGAAGTGCGGAACATGTTCGGTTATACCGGGACATTCAAAGGAAAGCGCATCTCTGTTCAGGGGACAGGCATGGGAGTGCCGTCGATTTCCATCTATGTAACCGAACTGATGCAGGAGTATGATGTAAAGAAACTTATCCGTGTCGGCACATGCGGTGCGATCCAGAAAGATGTCCATGTCCGGGATGTCATTTTGGCACAGAGCGCTTCGACCGATTCGAAAATGAACGAAATCATTTTCAACGGGGTCAATTATGCACCGACTGCCAATTTTGATCTTCTATTGAAGGCGTATGAAGCCGGCAAGCAAAAGGGCCTCGAATTGAAAGTCGGCAACGTCTTTACAGAAGATGTATTTTATAATGAATATGCCCAGCATGAAAAATGGGCGCAGTATGGTGTGTTGGCTGTCGAAATGGAGGCCGCGGCCTTATATACGTTGGCGGCGAAATTCGGTTGTCAAGCACTTGCGATTCTGACGGTCAGCGATCATATCTTGACGGGTGAAGCGACCTCTGCAGAAGAGCGTCAAACGACATTCAATGAAATGATCGAAGTGGCGCTGGACGCCGCTATCCAAGAATAA